In Streptomyces sp. NBC_00306, a single genomic region encodes these proteins:
- a CDS encoding response regulator transcription factor: MTQGAGRVRVLVAEDQSAVRAGLVLILGSAPDIEVVGEAANGEEAVRLARELRPDLVLMDVQMPRLDGVAATRQVVEEKLADVLVLTTFDLDEYVFGALRAGAAGFLLKNTDAHDLLEAVRTVARGEGLIAPAVTRRLIAEFAAPRPVRSPDAPDPAILDVLTRREREVLGCLGEGLSNAEIATRLLMAEATVKTHVSRLLGKLELRSRVQAAVLAQELGV, encoded by the coding sequence ATGACGCAGGGAGCAGGGCGCGTACGCGTGCTCGTCGCGGAGGACCAGAGCGCGGTGCGGGCGGGGCTGGTGCTCATCCTCGGCAGTGCGCCGGACATCGAGGTCGTCGGTGAGGCGGCCAACGGCGAGGAGGCGGTGCGTCTGGCGCGCGAGCTGCGGCCCGATCTGGTGCTGATGGATGTGCAGATGCCGCGGCTGGACGGCGTTGCGGCAACGCGTCAGGTCGTCGAGGAAAAGCTCGCGGACGTGCTGGTGCTGACGACCTTCGATCTGGACGAGTACGTCTTCGGGGCCCTGCGGGCGGGGGCGGCGGGGTTTCTGCTGAAGAACACGGACGCCCACGATCTGCTGGAGGCGGTGCGCACGGTGGCCCGCGGCGAGGGACTGATCGCGCCGGCCGTGACCCGGCGGCTGATCGCGGAGTTCGCCGCCCCCCGGCCCGTACGCTCCCCCGACGCACCCGACCCGGCGATCCTCGACGTGCTCACCCGCCGGGAACGTGAGGTCCTCGGCTGTCTGGGCGAGGGACTGTCCAACGCCGAGATCGCGACCCGCCTTCTGATGGCGGAGGCGACCGTGAAGACCCATGTCAGCAGGCTGCTGGGGAAGCTGGAGCTGCGCAGCCGGGTCCAAGCAGCCGTTCTCGCGCAGGAGTTGGGCGTCTGA
- a CDS encoding sensor histidine kinase, with translation MSAAVFHGVVTFPRPHRDDVLLAVAMLFGGVVLWSFGLHITENRDLLPPWAALVPLGVTAFLELLRRTMPRTCLLAGTVMVVADQFTVGNLFTVLMFTDLVYASVVYGSPGTARRVPVITGLITVASTITFLAWFRDPAGLLLGVVTGLVSFAPATTGAIIRNHREAAEAAKLRAEQTALLAEMDRVQAVTAERARMARELHDMVANHLSAIAIHSTAALSLDDPKTTQGALEVIRENSVQGLAEMRRLIGLLRDSSDDKEPAAAPTLDGLESLVEQARTNGSGSGFDFALDDRRENGVRLPAPVELAAYRIVQESLTNALKHAESGQVRIALAHASGRALTVTVTSPFGRRPGPRAPGSGAGLVGMRERVALLDGEFEAGPAEGPPQGPEKIWCVRAVLPVRDEGEPSA, from the coding sequence ATGTCCGCCGCCGTGTTTCATGGGGTGGTGACCTTCCCCCGCCCTCACCGCGACGATGTGCTCCTGGCCGTGGCCATGCTCTTCGGCGGTGTCGTGCTGTGGTCGTTCGGGCTGCACATCACGGAGAACCGGGACCTCCTGCCCCCGTGGGCGGCCCTGGTGCCGCTCGGCGTGACGGCGTTCCTGGAGCTGCTGCGCAGGACCATGCCGCGCACCTGCCTGCTGGCCGGGACGGTGATGGTGGTGGCCGACCAGTTCACGGTCGGGAACCTCTTCACCGTGCTGATGTTCACGGACCTCGTCTACGCGTCGGTGGTCTACGGATCACCCGGCACCGCCCGCCGGGTCCCGGTGATCACCGGGCTGATCACGGTCGCCTCGACCATCACCTTCCTCGCCTGGTTCCGCGACCCGGCCGGGCTGCTGCTGGGCGTGGTCACCGGTCTGGTCAGCTTCGCCCCGGCCACCACCGGCGCGATCATCCGCAATCACCGCGAGGCCGCCGAGGCGGCGAAGCTGCGGGCCGAGCAGACCGCGCTGCTCGCCGAGATGGACCGGGTCCAGGCCGTGACCGCCGAGCGCGCCCGGATGGCGCGGGAACTGCACGACATGGTCGCCAACCACCTCTCCGCCATCGCCATCCACTCCACCGCCGCGCTCTCGCTCGACGATCCGAAGACCACCCAGGGCGCGCTGGAGGTGATCCGCGAGAACAGCGTCCAGGGGCTCGCGGAGATGCGCCGGCTGATCGGTCTGCTGCGGGACAGCAGCGACGACAAGGAGCCGGCCGCCGCGCCGACGCTCGACGGACTGGAGTCGCTGGTCGAGCAGGCCCGTACGAACGGCTCGGGCAGCGGGTTCGACTTCGCGCTCGACGACCGGCGCGAGAACGGCGTCAGGCTGCCCGCGCCGGTGGAACTGGCGGCGTACCGGATCGTGCAGGAGTCGCTGACGAACGCCCTCAAGCACGCGGAGTCGGGGCAGGTCCGCATCGCCCTGGCCCATGCGTCGGGCCGGGCCCTCACCGTCACGGTGACCAGCCCCTTCGGCCGCCGGCCCGGTCCGCGCGCGCCGGGTTCGGGAGCGGGCCTGGTCGGTATGCGGGAGCGGGTGGCCCTGCTGGACGGGGAGTTCGAGGCAGGACCCGCCGAAGGGCCGCCGCAGGGTCCGGAGAAGATCTGGTGCGTACGGGCGGTGCTGCCCGTACGGGACGAAGGAGAGCCGTCGGCATGA
- a CDS encoding cob(I)yrinic acid a,c-diamide adenosyltransferase: MVNLTRIYTRTGDQGTTALGDMSRTAKTDLRISAYADANEANAVLGTAVALGQLPDEVVAVLVRVQNDLFDVGADLSTPVVADPEYPPLRVEQFYIDRLEADCDRFNDELEKLRSFILPGGTPGAALLHHACTVVRRAERSTWAALEVHGETMNPLTATYLNRLSDLLFILARTANKETGDVLWVPGGER; this comes from the coding sequence ATGGTCAATCTGACGCGCATCTACACCCGTACCGGCGACCAGGGCACGACGGCTCTCGGCGACATGAGCAGGACCGCCAAGACCGATCTGCGGATCTCCGCGTACGCGGACGCCAACGAGGCCAACGCCGTTCTCGGCACCGCGGTCGCGCTGGGGCAGCTTCCGGACGAGGTCGTCGCAGTCCTGGTCCGGGTCCAGAACGATCTTTTCGACGTGGGCGCCGACCTGTCGACCCCGGTGGTGGCCGACCCCGAGTACCCGCCGCTGCGGGTCGAGCAGTTCTACATCGACCGTCTCGAAGCGGACTGCGACCGGTTCAACGACGAGCTGGAGAAGCTGCGCAGCTTCATCCTGCCGGGCGGGACCCCCGGGGCGGCCCTGCTGCACCACGCCTGCACGGTCGTCCGGCGTGCGGAGCGCTCGACGTGGGCGGCGCTGGAGGTGCACGGCGAGACCATGAACCCGCTCACCGCGACCTACCTCAACCGCCTCTCCGATCTGCTGTTCATCCTCGCGAGGACGGCGAACAAGGAGACCGGCGACGTGCTGTGGGTCCCGGGCGGGGAGCGCTGA
- a CDS encoding ABC transporter permease, protein MSALVSDTALIFGRYARQTLRSPFQILFGVLMPLLYLLFFGPLLTGVPLSSNGSSWQVLVPGLLLQLGLFGASFAGFAVIIEKNHGVVERMRVTPVSRLALLLGRVLRDAVLFVFQGVLLVLAALVMGLRVPLAGALIGFAFVGLLTLSLASLSYALALKVRTPQEFGPVINALAMPSMLLSGLMLPMTLAPGWLDVLSHLMPFRYLVDAMRDAYVGQYATASMLYGALVALSLTGAAVTVGTRVFRRAGA, encoded by the coding sequence ATGTCTGCACTCGTCTCCGACACCGCGCTGATCTTCGGGCGGTACGCCCGGCAGACCCTGCGCTCCCCCTTCCAGATCCTCTTCGGCGTACTGATGCCGCTGCTCTACCTGCTCTTCTTCGGCCCTCTGCTCACCGGCGTGCCTCTGTCCTCAAACGGCAGTTCCTGGCAGGTCCTGGTGCCGGGGCTGCTGCTCCAGCTCGGACTGTTCGGCGCCTCCTTCGCCGGATTCGCGGTCATCATCGAGAAGAACCACGGCGTGGTGGAGCGGATGCGCGTCACCCCCGTCAGCCGGCTGGCGCTGCTGCTCGGCCGGGTCCTGCGCGACGCCGTGCTCTTCGTCTTCCAGGGCGTCCTGCTGGTGCTGGCCGCTCTGGTCATGGGACTGCGCGTACCGCTCGCCGGAGCCCTCATCGGTTTCGCCTTCGTCGGTCTGCTGACGCTCTCGCTCGCCTCGCTGTCGTACGCGCTGGCACTGAAGGTCCGCACCCCACAGGAGTTCGGGCCGGTGATCAACGCGCTCGCCATGCCGTCGATGCTGCTCTCCGGGCTGATGCTGCCGATGACCCTGGCGCCGGGGTGGCTGGACGTGCTCTCGCATCTGATGCCGTTCCGCTATCTGGTGGACGCGATGCGGGACGCGTACGTCGGCCAGTACGCCACGGCCTCCATGCTCTACGGAGCGCTCGTCGCCCTCTCACTCACCGGTGCCGCCGTGACGGTCGGCACACGTGTCTTCCGCCGGGCCGGTGCGTAA
- a CDS encoding ABC transporter ATP-binding protein: MAIISTAGLSRTFRTKNGPVEAVRGIDLTVRSGEILGFLGPNGAGKTTTLRMLTTLLPPTGGAATVAGCDLVRDPAGVRRKAGYVAQSGGLDPQVGVREELVTQGRLYRLSKEVAAARAEELADELGFRGLLDRRTAALSGGQRRRLDIAMGLVHRPAVLFLDEPTTGLDPGSRNDLWDLVRRLRDDHGTTVVLTTHYLDEADALADRIVVVDHGVVAAEGTPAALKARYAGSPEATLQDAFLAITGRGPAPVDATPVAV; this comes from the coding sequence ATGGCAATCATCAGTACGGCCGGGCTCTCCCGGACCTTCCGCACGAAGAACGGACCCGTGGAGGCGGTGCGCGGCATCGACCTCACCGTCCGGAGCGGCGAGATCCTCGGCTTCCTCGGGCCGAACGGCGCGGGGAAGACCACCACCCTGAGGATGCTCACCACGCTGCTCCCGCCCACCGGCGGAGCGGCCACCGTCGCCGGCTGCGACCTGGTCCGCGATCCGGCGGGCGTCCGCCGCAAGGCCGGCTACGTCGCCCAGTCCGGCGGCCTCGACCCCCAGGTCGGCGTCCGGGAGGAGCTGGTCACCCAGGGGCGGCTCTACCGGCTGTCCAAGGAGGTGGCCGCCGCGCGGGCGGAGGAACTGGCGGACGAGCTCGGCTTCCGCGGACTCCTCGACCGCAGGACCGCCGCCCTGTCCGGCGGCCAGCGCCGCCGGCTCGACATCGCGATGGGCCTCGTGCACCGGCCCGCGGTGCTGTTCCTGGACGAGCCGACCACCGGACTCGACCCCGGCAGCCGCAACGACCTGTGGGATCTCGTACGCCGGCTGCGCGACGACCACGGCACGACGGTCGTCCTGACGACCCACTACCTCGACGAGGCCGACGCGCTCGCGGACCGGATCGTCGTCGTCGACCACGGCGTCGTCGCCGCCGAGGGCACCCCGGCGGCGCTGAAGGCGCGGTACGCGGGCTCGCCCGAGGCCACGCTCCAGGACGCCTTCCTCGCGATCACCGGGCGCGGACCCGCGCCCGTCGACGCCACCCCCGTAGCTGTCTGA
- a CDS encoding TetR/AcrR family transcriptional regulator: protein MAEGLRERKKRQTRQHISDVATGLFLQRGFDAVTIAEIAEAADVSVNTVYNYFPAKEELFLDRSRGVVDRLSRWVRGRRAGESAADAVLRELREAVESVSPTVGLFDGYADFMNVITEAHTLRSRLWAIQQESLLDLEDTMRQEADPADGDLLPSLVAGQLSWLHSTVLGWIGTEMVKRRPAAEVSREALVLLDEMEELLGERVLRYAVRTAE, encoded by the coding sequence ATGGCCGAGGGACTGAGAGAGCGCAAGAAGCGGCAGACCAGACAGCACATCTCGGACGTCGCGACCGGTCTGTTCCTCCAGCGCGGCTTCGACGCGGTCACCATCGCCGAGATCGCCGAGGCCGCCGATGTGTCGGTCAACACCGTCTACAACTACTTCCCGGCCAAGGAGGAGCTCTTCCTCGACCGCAGCCGCGGCGTCGTCGACCGGCTCTCCCGGTGGGTGCGCGGCAGACGTGCCGGAGAGTCGGCGGCCGACGCCGTCCTGCGCGAACTGCGCGAGGCCGTCGAGAGTGTTTCGCCCACCGTCGGACTTTTCGACGGCTACGCGGACTTCATGAACGTCATCACCGAGGCGCACACCCTGCGTTCGCGGCTGTGGGCCATACAGCAGGAGAGCCTCCTCGATCTGGAGGACACGATGCGACAGGAGGCTGACCCCGCGGACGGCGACCTGCTGCCCTCCCTGGTCGCCGGTCAGCTCTCCTGGCTGCACAGCACGGTGCTCGGCTGGATCGGTACGGAGATGGTCAAGCGGCGGCCGGCCGCCGAGGTGTCCCGTGAAGCCCTCGTCCTCCTGGACGAGATGGAGGAGCTGCTGGGTGAGCGGGTCCTTCGCTACGCGGTCCGCACCGCGGAATGA
- a CDS encoding 3-hydroxyacyl-CoA dehydrogenase family protein, with amino-acid sequence MARKLAVIGAGLMGSGIAQVSAQAGWDVVLRDVTDEALTRGKDGIKASYEKFVSKGKLEASDAEAALARITTTTDLDAVADADIVVEAVFEKLEVKHEIFRALDKLVRDDAVLASNTSAIPITKIAAVTERPERVVGAHFFSPVPMMQLCELVRGYKTSDETLATTREFAESVGKTCIVVNRDVAGFVTTRLISALVVEAAKLYESGVASAEDIDIACKLGFGHAMGPLATADLTGVDILLHATSNIYTESQDEKFAPPELMRRMVDAGDIGRKSGQGFYKH; translated from the coding sequence GTGGCCAGGAAGCTCGCCGTCATCGGGGCCGGACTCATGGGGTCCGGTATCGCGCAGGTCTCTGCCCAGGCGGGCTGGGACGTGGTTCTGCGTGATGTCACCGACGAGGCGCTGACCCGCGGCAAGGACGGCATCAAGGCCTCGTACGAGAAGTTCGTCTCCAAGGGCAAGCTCGAAGCGTCCGACGCGGAAGCCGCGTTGGCGCGCATCACCACCACGACCGACCTGGACGCCGTCGCCGACGCCGACATCGTCGTGGAGGCGGTCTTCGAGAAGCTCGAGGTCAAGCACGAGATCTTCCGTGCGCTGGACAAGCTCGTACGCGACGACGCCGTGCTGGCGTCCAACACGTCCGCCATCCCGATCACCAAGATCGCGGCCGTGACGGAGCGTCCGGAACGCGTCGTGGGCGCCCACTTCTTCTCTCCCGTCCCGATGATGCAGCTGTGCGAACTCGTGCGCGGCTACAAGACCAGCGACGAAACCCTCGCCACCACACGGGAGTTCGCCGAGTCCGTCGGGAAGACCTGCATCGTCGTCAACCGCGACGTCGCCGGCTTCGTGACCACCCGTCTCATCTCGGCGCTCGTGGTCGAGGCCGCGAAGCTCTACGAGTCGGGCGTCGCCTCCGCGGAGGACATCGACATCGCCTGCAAGCTGGGCTTCGGCCACGCCATGGGGCCGCTCGCGACCGCCGACCTGACGGGCGTGGACATCCTGCTGCACGCGACGAGCAACATCTACACCGAGTCCCAGGACGAGAAGTTCGCGCCGCCGGAGCTGATGCGCCGGATGGTGGACGCCGGTGACATCGGCCGCAAGAGCGGGCAGGGCTTCTACAAGCACTGA
- a CDS encoding STAS domain-containing protein, protein MHIRGDHAELVVGGRLDVRSAADARTVLHSAVDDGVGDLVLDLTDLDSWDATGLGVIMGAHRRAGRCGRRLVLRGVPPQMQRLLVATRLHRILAIEGGLAAESLPRV, encoded by the coding sequence ATGCACATCAGGGGCGACCACGCCGAGCTGGTCGTCGGGGGCCGCCTCGACGTCCGCAGCGCGGCGGACGCCCGTACGGTCCTGCACTCGGCCGTCGACGACGGAGTCGGCGACCTGGTGCTCGACCTGACCGACCTCGACTCCTGGGACGCCACCGGGCTCGGGGTCATCATGGGCGCCCACCGGCGTGCCGGCCGATGCGGGCGAAGACTGGTTCTGCGCGGAGTGCCGCCGCAGATGCAGCGCCTGCTGGTGGCCACCCGACTGCACCGCATCCTCGCGATCGAGGGCGGCCTCGCCGCCGAGTCGCTGCCGCGGGTCTGA
- a CDS encoding ATP-binding protein, producing the protein MDKDSFGEGAGQPRPPRDPGTPDFGQHVPALARTVRIVAGDFLLTVNPVDGSEIEPCPPGEAPVAPVRHTAEERAELQRAAQPPVPPGPPAPRLPLLERDEERERLVRLLGRGRSVRLSGPSGSGRSALLDTVAEDCATLAPDGVVRLNGLHRTPTDLLHELFAAVYKAPQRRPDRASLLTHIREIGAIVVLDDLDFGGASLTELLDAAPECAFLLAATPDVPAPGADAHLEEVGLTGLGRAASLDLLQRTVERSLTEDETNWAGDLWFESEGLPLRFVQAGALLRQCDELRADPEAFEAYAPYDAAEGNDVPLPSLGEGAAPAALLASRLSDSARETLRFAVALGGEVPHQAHLPALVGDTHADAALGELMSCGLLSPVGGRYRLAGGVPAQLTEKGYAEDAAAHAHTAAQHYAWWAGHPSVTPERAVAESDALLSALAALVPGTEAGHPSAAVLLARSAAPAFAAGMHWGAWERVLRVGSEAARIAGEVAEEAYFHHELGILALCTDSLDRARAELEASIALRGALADKSGTVAGRRALALVTDRENGLVPSVPATAVPAGQEVVPVRKKEPSSPAKGAPANLPVPLAGLGASRAASSASSASYTSSTTGTTPETLVASGTPVNGSTKKRRRPAVLGSGRNLVAAGAGALLAVVLGTVVTLGATSDNQDPPSDKVGNGRSANEDDGQDGLTADEPENGSDDGPSDPSDVPDPSGAVTPGSSASNDGEEEPGGGVSPSRSEPGGGASSGKPKPTKSSTTRPPSSSEPPTTPPPTTSPPSSSEPPPTTTPPTTPGTPAEENTSAGGPSESSGASMTSSAPVSEPAGEPVI; encoded by the coding sequence ATGGACAAGGACAGTTTCGGCGAGGGCGCGGGCCAGCCGCGCCCGCCGCGCGACCCCGGCACGCCCGACTTCGGACAGCACGTGCCCGCGCTCGCGCGCACCGTTCGGATCGTCGCGGGCGACTTCCTGCTCACCGTCAATCCCGTCGACGGCAGCGAGATAGAACCCTGCCCGCCGGGAGAGGCGCCGGTCGCGCCGGTCCGCCACACCGCCGAGGAACGGGCCGAGCTCCAGCGCGCCGCGCAGCCGCCCGTGCCACCCGGCCCGCCCGCGCCGCGGCTCCCGCTGCTGGAGCGCGACGAGGAACGCGAGCGGCTGGTGCGGCTGCTGGGCCGAGGACGCTCCGTACGCCTGTCGGGGCCCTCGGGCTCCGGGCGCAGCGCTCTGCTCGACACCGTCGCCGAGGACTGCGCCACGCTCGCACCCGACGGCGTCGTACGCCTGAACGGACTGCACCGCACCCCGACGGATCTGCTGCACGAACTGTTCGCGGCCGTGTACAAGGCGCCGCAGCGGCGGCCCGACCGTGCGAGCCTGCTGACGCACATCCGGGAGATAGGCGCGATCGTCGTCCTCGACGATCTCGACTTCGGCGGCGCGTCGCTCACCGAACTGCTCGACGCGGCCCCCGAGTGTGCCTTCCTCCTCGCCGCCACCCCCGACGTCCCGGCGCCCGGCGCCGACGCGCACCTCGAAGAGGTCGGCCTCACGGGCCTCGGCCGCGCCGCCTCGCTGGACCTCCTCCAGCGCACCGTCGAACGGTCGCTGACCGAGGACGAGACGAACTGGGCGGGCGACCTCTGGTTCGAGTCCGAGGGCCTTCCGCTCCGCTTCGTGCAGGCGGGCGCGCTGCTGCGGCAGTGCGACGAACTGCGCGCCGACCCGGAGGCCTTCGAGGCGTACGCGCCGTACGACGCGGCCGAGGGCAACGACGTACCACTGCCCAGCCTGGGCGAGGGCGCGGCGCCCGCAGCGCTGCTGGCCTCCCGGCTGAGCGACTCCGCCCGGGAGACCCTGCGCTTCGCGGTCGCACTCGGCGGCGAGGTGCCGCACCAGGCCCACCTCCCCGCGCTCGTGGGGGACACCCACGCGGACGCCGCACTCGGCGAACTGATGAGCTGCGGCCTGCTCTCGCCGGTCGGCGGACGCTACCGGCTGGCCGGCGGTGTGCCGGCCCAGCTCACGGAGAAGGGGTACGCGGAGGACGCGGCGGCCCACGCGCACACGGCGGCCCAGCACTACGCCTGGTGGGCCGGACACCCGTCCGTCACCCCCGAGCGGGCCGTGGCCGAGTCGGACGCCCTGCTGTCCGCCCTCGCGGCACTGGTGCCGGGCACGGAGGCGGGCCACCCCAGCGCGGCCGTCCTGCTCGCCCGCAGCGCCGCACCCGCCTTTGCGGCCGGGATGCACTGGGGCGCGTGGGAACGTGTCCTGCGGGTGGGATCCGAAGCCGCTCGAATAGCGGGCGAAGTGGCTGAAGAGGCCTACTTCCACCACGAATTGGGCATCCTGGCGCTCTGCACGGACAGCCTGGACCGGGCGCGCGCCGAGCTGGAGGCGTCGATCGCCCTGCGCGGCGCACTCGCCGACAAGAGCGGAACCGTCGCAGGACGGCGGGCGCTCGCGCTCGTCACGGACCGCGAGAACGGGCTCGTGCCGAGTGTTCCCGCCACTGCCGTACCGGCGGGGCAGGAAGTGGTCCCGGTGCGCAAGAAGGAGCCCTCCTCGCCCGCGAAGGGTGCGCCGGCGAACCTGCCCGTGCCGCTCGCGGGTCTCGGGGCGTCGCGGGCTGCGTCTTCTGCGTCTTCTGCGTCTTACACGTCTTCCACGACCGGCACGACGCCGGAGACGCTGGTCGCGAGCGGTACGCCGGTCAACGGCAGCACGAAGAAGCGCCGGCGCCCCGCGGTACTCGGCAGCGGCCGCAACCTCGTCGCCGCGGGTGCGGGCGCGCTGCTCGCCGTCGTGCTCGGCACGGTGGTGACGCTGGGCGCGACCTCGGACAACCAGGACCCGCCGAGCGACAAGGTCGGCAACGGCCGGTCGGCGAACGAGGACGACGGCCAGGACGGCCTCACCGCGGACGAGCCCGAGAACGGCTCGGACGACGGCCCGAGCGACCCGTCCGATGTCCCGGACCCGTCGGGAGCGGTGACTCCGGGGTCGAGTGCGTCGAATGACGGGGAGGAAGAGCCCGGGGGCGGGGTCTCGCCGAGCAGGTCGGAGCCCGGGGGTGGGGCGTCGTCGGGGAAGCCGAAGCCGACGAAGTCGTCGACGACGAGGCCGCCGTCGTCGAGTGAGCCGCCCACGACACCGCCGCCGACGACATCGCCCCCGTCATCGAGTGAGCCGCCGCCCACGACGACGCCGCCCACGACGCCAGGCACGCCGGCCGAGGAGAACACGTCAGCGGGCGGGCCCAGTGAATCGTCGGGTGCGTCGATGACGAGCAGTGCGCCGGTGTCCGAGCCGGCGGGGGAGCCGGTCATCTGA
- the nucS gene encoding endonuclease NucS, with product MRLVIARCSVDYAGRLTAHLPSAPRLILVKADGSVSIHADDRAYKPLNWMSPPCTLKEGSDENDSVWTVINKAGEKLIITMEEILHDFSHELGVDPGLIKDGVEAHLQELLADRIETLGEGYSLIRREYPTAIGPVDILCRDADGATVAVEIKRRGEIDGVEQLTRYLELLNRDPHLAPVKGVFAAQEIKPQARVLATDRGIGCVVLDYNAMRGIEDDKLRLF from the coding sequence ATGCGTCTTGTCATCGCCCGCTGCTCCGTGGACTACGCGGGCCGGCTCACCGCCCACCTGCCCTCTGCACCCCGTCTGATCCTGGTCAAGGCGGACGGCAGCGTCTCGATCCACGCTGACGACAGGGCCTACAAACCACTGAACTGGATGTCCCCTCCCTGCACGCTCAAGGAAGGCTCCGACGAAAACGACAGCGTGTGGACGGTCATCAACAAAGCGGGCGAGAAACTGATCATCACGATGGAGGAAATCCTCCACGACTTCTCGCACGAGCTCGGCGTGGACCCCGGCCTGATCAAGGACGGTGTGGAGGCGCATCTGCAGGAACTCCTCGCCGACCGCATCGAGACGCTGGGCGAGGGCTACAGCCTCATCCGCCGCGAATACCCCACGGCCATCGGCCCGGTGGACATCCTGTGCCGTGACGCGGACGGCGCGACGGTCGCGGTGGAGATCAAGCGCCGCGGCGAGATCGACGGCGTGGAACAGCTGACGCGCTACCTGGAACTGCTGAACAGGGACCCGCATCTGGCGCCGGTGAAGGGCGTGTTCGCGGCCCAGGAGATCAAGCCGCAGGCACGGGTGCTGGCGACGGACCGGGGCATCGGGTGTGTGGTGCTGGACTACAACGCGATGCGGGGCATCGAGGACGACAAGCTGCGGCTGTTCTGA
- a CDS encoding SCO5389 family protein, with protein sequence MSLDVSPALLEQAERGEVDEAAFVDCVRTSLPFAWEMISSLVAQLKVDGGDFADNQTPPPDEQARGQLLRALASDAIRGALQRHFGVRLAFQNCHRVAVFPLDSSVDERLARFTSIRGQLLNQSPELRDC encoded by the coding sequence ATGTCGCTCGACGTCTCACCGGCGCTTTTGGAACAGGCCGAGCGAGGCGAGGTCGATGAAGCAGCATTCGTCGACTGCGTCCGGACCTCCCTGCCCTTTGCATGGGAGATGATCAGTTCGCTGGTGGCACAGCTGAAGGTCGACGGCGGGGACTTCGCCGACAACCAGACGCCTCCGCCGGACGAGCAGGCACGTGGTCAGCTGCTGCGTGCACTCGCGAGTGATGCCATTCGCGGTGCGCTGCAGCGGCACTTCGGAGTGCGTCTGGCATTCCAGAACTGCCACCGCGTTGCGGTGTTCCCGCTGGATTCATCGGTGGACGAGCGGCTCGCCCGCTTCACTTCTATACGGGGCCAGTTGCTCAACCAGTCGCCCGAACTGCGCGACTGCTGA